Sequence from the Rhinolophus ferrumequinum isolate MPI-CBG mRhiFer1 chromosome 19, mRhiFer1_v1.p, whole genome shotgun sequence genome:
GCCTAATGGCAGAATCCAGAACCCAGGGTATATTTGTAGCTCCCAGAACCAAAATTCCATCATTGTCCACACCAACTCctgcatcaaaatattttaaataatttatcattttagtgTTCTTTAAACCTCGGCTATACGTTCTGTTAAGATTGTGAAGCTTTTACCTTAAAGTACCTCATTTTGAGAGTCTCTCTCTGAAAAAAACTATTTAATCAAAATCAAATTACTAGAATATGACACGAATATTCCCAAGAATCAAATCTCCTAGACTATGGACAAATACTAttaatgttcttttcaaaatatttcttgaaatattacATTTGAAGTCTACATATTCCTTTTACTGATACTGTTCCTGCTATAAGTAAATACATGCATCTCTTTACTATTTATACCAGCAAGTCCTACAAGATGATTACAACTgggtaaaaaaatatgtatgcgTATGAAAGACAATGAGACTGAAACATGGCATAATGAAACACTTGGTATGTTAAAATGGAGAAATTCTGCttgaattttttccccattattgTTATAGTAATGGTTATATAATaaacagaaactattttaaaagtcagtgatACTACCTTGCATTTGAACCAGGAACTCTGTCTTAATTCTACGTGCAGCTTCACTTTCATTTTCACTTCTTGAACCACAGAGAGAATCAATTTCATCAATGAAGATAATGGAAGGTTTATTCTCTCTGGCAAGTTGGAATAAGTTCTTAACTAgcctaaaagtaaataaaagctttcagtctctgaaaaaatagtaaatgacACGACTTAATGAAAAcacgaaaacaaaacaatatacatTACAGGAACTCCATAGATTAAAATGTCTAATGTTTTGGTCCAGAAAATAAGAATGCTATATAACTGGATAATTTACTTTAAGATTTACTAAACTATACACATATGCTATCTTTTCCCTACGAAGTAAATTCCAAACAAGGGACTGATTTGACAGTGAAATGAATACCTATATTATATCACTTTTTTGAATGTCTATTAATGATGtaagaaaactattattttacaGACTGATATAGTGACTGccaggcaaagaaaaaataaaaaagtcagttTATTACTTACTTTTCACTTTCACCTAGCCACTTAGAAACCAGGTCAGAGGaagatactgaaaaaaatgttgagtTGTTTGCTTCTGTTGCTACAGCTTTGGCTAAATATGACTTTCCTGTTCCAGGTGGTCCAAATAATAGGATTCCCCTCCAAGGTGTTCTCTTGCCTAAAATTTGCATTAGAAAAGTAACATGATAATTTCAAGACCATTAATTTCAGTTACCAGAGACATCATCCATactgaaaaaaactgaagtttgCACTCTAAAGCTATcagtagaataaaaaaaaattaaaccaatttaaggtaagtcttttatttttatttgctcccTTTAGAGactgtggggatagagccaggagtgcagtttctgggctctcggcctcacgtggaaaggtgctggctcaggtagtaaatggccatcaactgtgattggatggccatcagctgtggctagttggccatcagctgtaaccagtgagccactggccactaatataactgctgtggctacgctagcagaaaatgggggctagcaagaagatggtggctggcaagcgcgtagtgtggcagagtgtggattgcggatcgtgtggctcctgcctcctgtgtctccaacccagctgccagcaagactatagttgtatgactcccgtatctatggctccgtgggtgttcctttttggcctcaccatatcctgcgttcttatgtggggagcaggaccagagaccccgcaggccatcCCGCATGACAGACCACTTTGTCAAGTGTGTTCATATGGATATAATCCTTATAACAGGAAGTTCATTCActtgctcactcattcattcaaacaacTATGTACAGAAACCACAACGTGCAGACGGAGAACCACGAACACAAAAGCACCTCTGCCCTCCATGGGCTCACAGTCTAGTTCAGGTAAAAAGCACTAGGaaccacctactgtgtgcactGCTTGATATCAGAATATTGTCTGAGAAACTATATCCATAGGGGAAGAGCagctggaaatattttcttttaaacatttatgacTTTTGGAGGAATGGAACTAACACAGTTTGGGTGACTCCTTGTGAAGTTCTGTTCAATTCTTGATTCCACAAGGAAGCACAGGTTATTCTTACAGGGAGCACACTCTCATTCAAACAGCTCAGTAATGATAAGGGGACTCTCAAACTTAAATACTAGTTTTGCTAAAATATAACAAGTGATCAATTCTTTGTATCTCAATTTTgctaatgagaaataaaaatgctgcCTAAAATAAACCAGGCTGGGTTACACCCGGcaacaaaatatcaaatacacatttaaaaacctACTAAATACAAACTGTGGATGGATACAGTGTCTGTGAAAGAATGACACACACAAATTACTAACGGCAAAACGAAACAGTTATACTTTTTTGAAAGCCTCAACTTTTACTTGAATtctgttttgctattttaaatgccTGCAATTATATGTCAGTGTTCCCTtacatgtggtatatataccatTGGTGCAATATAAAGTGCTTTTAGtggtatacaaatattttttatgtaaataatttatcttCTAAATGTGTATTAGAAAAACACTAATTTTTCCATTTGTACTAGACATAAagcaattttgtgttttttttaatttattggggtgacaattgttagtaaaattacagatttcaggtgtacaattctgtatcacatcatctataaattacattgtgtttaccacccagagtcagttctccttccatcaccatatatttgatcccctttaccctcatctcccatcccccaccccccataaagcagttttgtaaaataaagttacTATGTAAAAATAAGTGAAGTAATTTAAAAGTTCAAATATGCGCAAAACAATCTGTGGTTGGCTAGAGTGATTACTTCTGGGAAGGAAAGAGGCAGAACTTCTGGGTTACTGGTCCTTCTTTTTTGACCTTGTTGAGGATCACATAGGCGTACTTACTTGGCGATAATTTTTGAAGCTGAACACTTATGGGTTCCTGcatgtttctatattttatgaggtactttaataaaaagtttgCTCTAAAAGTgagtgatttaaagaaaaatgtttttcaaataactGGACATGTATATAAAAAATTCATGAAGATGAGACATAAATGACTCCGGTTTGGGAAACACCGGTATAAGTACTTTAACATAAAGTGAGTTCAGCTGTATGTGTACCTTTACAAAGTATGATGTCAGCTCTTACACTGTCCGTCTCACATTCCTGAAGCTAGTCTGTAAGTCGTACCTTGAAGCAGGGCGGACACAGTGCTTTGCTCTTCAGCACTGTTCAGCACGACATCACTGCCTAGACCTGTTTGGTGTGAGGCCAACATCAGATCTGCTCTCAACATAGACTAGCTTGTTAAGGGGAAACCCTGTTCACTGTTAGACTGTGGGTACAGCCAAATCACAAACACAGGCTATCCGTCCCAAAAAGGACAGCATGAAGGGATGGTTTGGCCCAGACAAGTCCCCCAGGACTGCGGCTGTAATTCAACTACATCCCAAAGGTGGGTCAGCAATATTCTCCTCACAGTGTAGGGAGCTGCCTGCTGCTACCACAGGAGACACACTTCATcggaaaatgtgaaataatttttactcctctttttaagaaatgaaaatactccTACAAAACTAGTACATGTCCATTATAAAAAATTCAGATGCAAgtcaaaaggaaaagtaaaaatcagcCATCTTACTGCCTAGGTGtgcattaacatttttatgtcaATCCGTCTATACTTCTCAGCACACACATTTAGTTGACAACTGTGGAATCATACTATACATGTTTTATAACACGCTTTTTGAGCTTTACACTATACAGGGACATTCTGCCATGTCAATGATAAAGCAGATCTAGGTTTCTTAATGCAGAGGTACGCTGTATTTTAATGAGTGCACAGTATACCACTCCATGTTGCTGATTTACCCTAAGCCCTACTGGTTGACACTTAGGTGATTCTGCAGTATGGACagtaaaaatatgcatatgtaatAAGTATGTTTGTGTAGAGGTATATCACCgccttaaaatttatttaaggtAATAATTCATGATACAGTGAAGAGAACTCACAATGCTTTCTTTACCTCAGTCATCCATGCGGTTTTGGAAAATCATCAAACAAATTACTTAAAAGGCATCTCACCCGTAAAAAGATGAGGGAACTTAATAGGCAGTATCACAGCCTCTTTCAGTGCTTCTTTGGCTCCTTCAAGGCCAGCAACATCACTCCATTTCACATTGGGGCGCTCTATAACAATGGCACCTACAAAACAATGATGGCATCTTTCAATTACGGAGGACTATTCCATCAAATCTAGAAGACAGcatgaaataatgttaaaaaatacattataaaattgtctggaaaagttttatttattaaaaacctttCTGAAATACTGTGATGAGGAGGTAGTTGTCAGGGGCGGTCAGCAGGAGTCAGaaacctggggggggggggcttaaTCAGGGTAAGTCAACTGTCAATTTCCTATCACTGCTTCCTcactgtgaaatgaaaatagtaTCATGTGCCCAAACTACTGAGACAGGTGAGTGTAAGGGtcaaatgacataaaaattagAGTGCCTGGAAAAGCACCAAACATTACATTACACAAAGTAGTTATGTTTTAATGCATTAATTCTGGAGTATTGGAAGTATTTGTTCAATGGGGGTTGGTCGATctactatttctccttttaaccaaagaaccccccaaaacaaaggaccccccaaaaaaaccaaaaaaaaaacaacaccaacaaaTTGGTGATCTAATAGTCTCCTTTAACCATGGAAAGAAACTTAACtttatgatagatagatagatgaacagacaggtgggagaagagaagggaggcgAAGGGAAtgatgaaggagagagagaaagtgtcCTCTTGTATATTTGCAATACTTCCCCGAGATTTGCcaaattttctgtttggtttctaAATAGacctatttataatttttgtttaacaaAGTTATTTAAAGAACTTAGCTTTTGCATATGTTATAGTCAAAAACCATAGTAATTGTTCACAGTAAGAGTCCACAAAATATGTCTTTTAATATAGCTTACCGGCAAAACTTTCTACTTTATCTTTCATCAaaagtttttctaattttccagtATATAGAAATTACTCAACCACAACCTACTAAGCAGTCTGTTTCAAGGTGACGTGTAACTGTTTTAAGTATAACAAAACAACACCTCTTACAGTCTACTGATTACCTATGAAATTAGTTTTACGGGTATTTCTTCTTGTTAGGAAAgatcatttatctatttttctaagAGTAACTTCTGCAACTTCCCTAAATTATGAAAATCTTTAGctatagattaaaataaaacaaaacaagaaacacttTTTGCATTCTAAAACTTCAGACTAAAtatgaattaagaaaacaattcacttttccttttctatgttCCATTCAGATTAGTAAtgctaaatgagaaaatacttatATCATCTGACAGGATCTGTTTTAAACACAAGTAAattcactttgtgtgtgtgtatatatatatatatatatatatatatatatatacgcatcaTCTGGTCAACTAAAGTTTTTTGCTATGAATTTTCTAAGTATGCCATaatttatcttcacatttaactattacttttttccttaaagtttaaAGGTGACTTTGGAATGTTTAGTGAAAAAagatttttagataaaaataatcttaattattAGACATTGCTTAatgatttgtaaaattaaaaagggggcaGGGATTATTGGCAAATAAAAGCCAAATAAGTTGATTGTttccaattaaataaatttaccCAGTCTTTGATTATACTACTCATTACActaatatgttgtttaatctcaaaAAAAGTCAATGAATATCAAATTTAGCTAACAGAAAACTCAAATCATAAACTCTTCAATTTTAACCATCAAATATTACACTTAATGCAATAacctaaaacagaaataaaagatttaaaacactgtttcaggaaaaaaagaggaaaaactagaaaaacattgTACAATGAAATCCATCAGCAAACCATTAaattaaaagatggaaaaaaggaCTTTCAGATATGAAAAGCTAGAActcctttattcttcttcatcctgaaattccaaataaatttccTTATTGAAATGTCttacaaatttctatttttatacatcTCTGGTCCTTATCACTactgatttttaaagacaaattattaaaaactgggttgtattgttttcaaaattaaagataCACACCAATTTTTACTTGGGGATGTGGCAGggctggagaagagagggaacacACTAAAACGAAAAGAACAGATAGAAAAAAAGCTTTCTGCCTCACAACTGAATTAAAACCACTTGGCACAGAGCAACAAAACTTATTAAGTATAAAATGTGTGGCCCACTACTCTAAGAAGTGGAAACTCAGTTTCTGTCATCGGACTACATCCACCATTGAAGTTCTTGGTACATAAAAATATCCTCAttagggccagcccagtggctcaggtggttggagcaatgtgctcctaactccgaaggctgccggttcgattcctacatgggccagtgggctctcaaccacaaggttgccggttcaactccttgaatcccgcgagggatggtgggctgggccccctgcaattaagattgaacacggcacctagAGATGagcccagatggctcagttggagtgcgggctctcaacgataaggttgccagttcgattcctcgagtcccccaagggatggtgagcagcgccccctgcaactaagattgaacatggcaccttgagctgagctgccgctgagctcccagctggctcaattggttggagtgcatcctctcaaccacaaggttgctggttcaactcccgcaagggatgatgggctgtgccccctgcaactagcaacggcaactggacctggagctgagctgtgccctccacaactaagattgaaaggacaacaacttgaagctgaacagcaccctccacagctaagattgaaaggacaacaacttgacttggaaaaaaaaatatcctcatTAACTGCagtgttgttttgtgttttttttttcaaggagggcgcagctcacagctGCCCacgcccatgcggggatcgaaccggcaaccttggtgctagtaccagcaccatgctctaatcaactgagcttaCCAGTCCCCCCAACTGTAGTGTTTTTAAGATACTATCGTTACAGTATTTTCCTATGCATCCCAGTTGGTTGgtgaaacagaaataatattaCCAAAATGAAGACTAATACAGCAAGGTTAAAGATCTGGCCAAGCTAGCTATATTCACCCGTCACCAACCCAAGCTGAGCCTCTATAATGGAAATCCATGCCGGCTTTGCAATCTATTTGGCAagatttaaattcataaaattcaacTTGAAAAATCATTAGCTAACATCTCAAAGAACAATCTAATCTCAGTAACTAAAGAAGTCAGCAATTAAAtagatgacttttttaaaatacaaaggtACCATTTGTTGAGTTCCTAGAATTTGTCAGATATAATATTAGGTGTTTTCACACTGTCAGTAATCTTTAATAGAcgtgaaaggaaaatattaattttcatcttAGAGCTGGGGGTCATAGACTCTGGGGGAACTTGCCCAAGATTTAAGTAGCTGACCTGAAGTGGAATCCAGATCTGAAAAGAGCCAAAATCTATCCCCCTCCATCATGCCACTAGACTACAGAAGAGGAGAATGAAAGGGCTTCATAGGTGTGGAAGGTAAAATGAGAAAGTgcaaagagataaatgaaaatggcaGGATAGAAATACAGGATAAAAAAGCAGATAGAAAGAGCAGGTAGGAAACATGAAATAAACCACCCATGAATAAGCTATAGTAACAGCAATAAAAGCAGAGTATAAGTCCTAATTCATTCTGTTCCTCTGACAGGAAATTTTAATACCATCAGATCTGGTAGTGTGCTGACAGTATAAATGCTACCCTCTCTAAATAAGGCAAAATGAAAGAGAGTAAGTTGATTGACAGACTTTTAAAGGCAGATATAAAATCAAGCAATATTTTTActgcatgaaaaaaaatcaacacattaGAGACCCTATAGAGCAAATCCTACGAAAATGGTCTCAACAAAGCCAGCGTGTGACTGACCACTGGAAACTAATGACCACTGGAAACTTGAAACTCATTTAAATACGTGGGTGAAAGAAAGCAAATTCAAATAGACAATTCACtatgaggtttgtttgttttttaaataagacagtaaatttaaaaatgaaatctaaagcaACCTTGCAGTTGattctgtagtttctttttttcaggatCATCAGATTCTCCTTCCCCATCACTGTCATTCctaataaaaagaatttaatatattcaaatgatCACTCATAGGTATCAAAATAAGGCAAAAATGAAGGAACAATTAACTTAAAGTTAAGTGGCAAAATAAGACATTCACATTAAAATTcatgcttattatttttaagaatatattaacTATTGAGCAGGCATATTACCCATCAATGTGGAATCATAAACAGGAAAGGGGCGAAAAGACCAGAATGAAGCCAGGAACTAGCTCTGAATTCCCGACGTACCTCTCCATGTACGTGTGGATTCACAAATGCATGTTCCACACCGCGTTCCACAGAAAGATTTAAGGTGAATTACAGGGGAGTTGTAGACAACGATAAAAACACCAGGACCAGGCAAACCACATATCAGAACAAGAAGCCATAGCCAGGAGGGTAAAACCCAACATGGATTTTTTAAGGTGTGAAGGTCTATAACCCTTAGTCTGGTGGTTCCAAAGGATGGGTGATGCTTCTGACGAAAGTGAACTGAGCCCAAGGAACAAGATCAACCCGGACATCTCATACCTAGGAATTTATTCTGAGGAAATAATTTAAACTGAGTTCAAGGACTTGACTACAAGGATAATCATGAGCACACTGTTCGAAACGGGGAAAACATCAGAAGAATTATGTTCAGTTATAGGGATTGGCATGTGATAGAATTGCCATCTTAATAAAAATGATGTAGAAACAGTTTATTGGAAAGACGTTCATGATACAATGTTGAGTGAAACAGTGATAACGGAAAAAAACTTTGGtattacatcatttttaaaatataagatacaGAGGTAGATTAAAAGCCTGACAGGTTTTACGCCCAAATGGGACTGCcctggtgaccacaggatggtaGGGTTAAGGGTAAGGTAGAAACTGCAAACTGATTCACTTGACACTCACTCCCCTACCAACCTCCCCTACCATGCTCGTCCAGTACAGGCTGCGCTTACAAACACTGCCCGTCCTAGACTCCCTCGCACCTAGGGCTCCACGAGACCAGAGGTTCTCCAAGAAGGAAGCAAGCAACTGAGGGGGCTACACGCAAGGAGGTTGTCAGGCAAAAGCACTGGCTTTGCTGACGGAGCTGTGGCAGAGGTCCCACTGCCTGCTGCTGGCATCGGAAGTATTTGGCACGGGCGTTGGCAGCAGTGGGTCCCTACCACAATGAGCGCTGTGGAGCTGGGCATTTCTTCTAGCAGTTTGGAATCCAAGCTTGCTTCTGGGCCCTGAATTCTGTAAGCGAATGCACTATAATCAGTCCCTTTTTGCCTAAGTTAGCCGCAGTGGGTCCCGCTGTTCGATTCAGGAGAACTGGCATCCTCTTGCTAGGCAGCCAGGGTCTTCCAGCCAGACCAGAAGAGCTGCAATACACTGGGAGGAGAGGATGTTTCTGCTGGCAAGGCAGTTTCCAGGACAGTCGGAGGTCCAGGCGCTGGAGCTCAAGGGAATTCTTCCCAACGGTTTCATTTCAAGTTTGGAGTCCCAGGCTTCCAATAAATGCCCTGACTTTTATATATGAAACCTCGTGAAACTGAATCTCTATTGAAATTCAATGACCCACAAGATCAGCTGGGGTCTGATTTTTGTTATGTCAATGCTACAGCTACAGAAGATAAAATATTCTCAGAAGTCACAGAAAATCCCTGGTTCCCTGACCATGTCTTGAACAGAGAATATAATACCTCGAGCTTATGATTTTCTTCAAACTCCCCCATGTACTTTGAAGCAGCTAGTGAACTCTACTTTTTGTATTGTTCATATCCTTCAAAACAATAGTAGCCACAAGGCCCCCAAAAGCACTGCCTTTGAGGCACTGCATTCCTGGTGCCCACAGGGGATTAGCTAAGTACCTTGTGCCACTGTGCACCCTGAACTGCGAGTATCACATCCTCTATAGCTAACCAGAACCTCCTGCCTTCAAACCTGACCAGGACACGTAAGCTCATCCcagagtttcattttcttaagagtATGTTGTCACCTGGAACCACTTCCGGCACCAATCCACTGGTCAGAATCTTTGTAGAATTAGTTCCCACTGCTCAGCAGAGTTTGGCCCACACACGCTGAATACTAAGCTCTGCATCTGTAAGCAATATGCCCCCATTCGGAAAGACATTCCGAAGTTGGGTTTTGATGTTTATAAATTATGCTGTGTTGATTTCTTTATGatgacaaaataaaagcaaattacaTCAAAAAACTTTACATAAGATACCCCccaaattatttacattattggagttattttttatgttgtccATGTGGTTATTAGTACAGACTATATACAGCCGATATTACTGGTCAAGGATTTAATTCACAGATCATTCCTGTAATTTTACACTTCAATATTACATAATGGCCAGAGGGTGAAGAATTGAGTCCCATTCCTATAAATGTTTTTTCCTACTACTACTAAGGGGTCATGGAGGGTCATTTGAGGTGTATCATCCCCTAAGCTCGGTACACCAGGGGTCAGtaaactttctctgtaaaggaccagacaATAGATATTTTAGGTTTTCTGGGTCGTACAGTCTTTGTTGCCAACTATTCAAATTTGTTGGTATAGCACAAAAGCAACCATACACAACAGGTAAACGAATGGGCGAGGCTCTAtcccaataaagctttatttacaacaaCAGGCAGAAGGTCAGATTTGGCCCTGAATCACGGTTTGCCAACACCTagtttaaacaaaagaaattcatttcacaaattttatcttactttaattttatcttttaaacagATGCAATAAAATCTAACACTGTAAAATACACACCCCTTCTCATCAGGTGGACTCGGCTGCCCCTCTTTCACCGGCTTCTgtggtttcttctctttctttttcaggtactcctttagtttttctgcTCTATCAAGATATTCTGTACACTTTGCCCTGATACTTTGCTTGGCTTTATCACCCTGTGCttcatctattgaaggaaaaCGAGAGAGATTTTTTCCATTAGTATTCTGCACAGCCAGGTGTAAGCTCTTAGGTGTACTTTTAAACAAGGAACATCTATTTTGGGCGAGGAAGGAAGATCATCTCTAGTTCACTGTAACCAAGGATTACCGACTCGTTTTTACTCTTTCCTCCAGCAGGATGGAGGCTAACAGTGGGTGTGAGTCAGGAACAGATCTGAGAAAGACCCTATGATACTTAAGCTAAtgttaaataataagaaattatttaatcttctgTGGGTTTCATACTTTTCCCTTACATTTTGTGCAGATGGTTAAAAGCTGCTTGTCTCAGACAAAaccaattataaaacaaacagaagtaaAACAATATTAACCATGTCCACTAATGTCTACATAAGCTTTATTTCCGAGTATAAAAAGTGATAGAAATCCCGTATATTTTGTGTACCACCAATATAGTAACTTTAGCCCTCTGAGAGGGCTATCTGAAAAGTAGACTTCAACAATACACGCAGTGCATGGGATTAGCCCTACGTACCTTATATGTTAGGATTCATTCTTAGTTTAACTtcacagaaaaatctcaaaactaAATGGggaagctcaaaaaaaaaaatgctaaattatCCAATTgctaaattgttttatttaaaaataactttaagttTACCAGAAAGATGTCTTTTTAAACATCTTACTTCACTACGTTCAGCATTAGGTTTAAGATGCACGATTTTTCCCTCACTGTTGTATCCCTGGCAAATGGTAAATATccaatatttggaaaatacatgaaaaaaatgtttcccagcctattttacataaaatatcaaaaacaaaattttcaaacaGATGCTTAGAAGATGAGTGGGTTCAGATAATCTGAGTATatgaccaataaaataaaaacttatttccaTTGACtatgacattttaatatgttcagGTATGCAAAGTGATAACTGTTAATACTGTAGCTGTGTACATTCGTTAGCTGAGCACGTAAAACCCATCTAGATTGAGCACTAGAAAgctaatgagatttttttttcttca
This genomic interval carries:
- the VPS4B gene encoding vacuolar protein sorting-associated protein 4B, which gives rise to MASPPSNLQKAIDLASKAAQEDKAGNYEEALQLYQHAVQYFLHVVKYEAQGDKAKQSIRAKCTEYLDRAEKLKEYLKKKEKKPQKPVKEGQPSPPDEKGNDSDGEGESDDPEKKKLQNQLQGAIVIERPNVKWSDVAGLEGAKEALKEAVILPIKFPHLFTGKRTPWRGILLFGPPGTGKSYLAKAVATEANNSTFFSVSSSDLVSKWLGESEKLVKNLFQLARENKPSIIFIDEIDSLCGSRSENESEAARRIKTEFLVQMQGVGVDNDGILVLGATNIPWVLDSAIRRRFEKRIYIPLPEAQARSAMFKLHLGTTQNSLTETDFRELGKKTDGYSGADISIIVRDALMQPVRKVQSATHFKKVQGPSQADPNNIVDDLLTPCSPGDPGAIEMTWMDVPGDKLLEPVVCMSDMLRSLSSTKPTVNEHDLLKLKKFTEDFGQEG